In a single window of the Desulfomonilaceae bacterium genome:
- a CDS encoding sulfurtransferase TusA family protein: MKDLVDARGLSCPQPVLLTISKLKKAGLETVEVLVDNDVSRENVCRAANSQGWTVLEVVEEPGQYRIVINKAK; the protein is encoded by the coding sequence ATGAAAGATCTGGTCGACGCTCGCGGCCTTTCTTGCCCACAACCTGTTTTGCTCACTATTTCCAAGCTCAAAAAGGCGGGCTTAGAGACTGTCGAGGTGCTGGTTGATAATGACGTTAGCCGAGAGAACGTTTGTAGGGCTGCAAACAGTCAAGGATGGACAGTCCTGGAGGTAGTCGAAGAACCCGGCCAATACAGGATTGTAATAAACAAGGCCAAATGA